The following proteins are co-located in the Corynebacterium aquilae DSM 44791 genome:
- a CDS encoding MFS transporter, which yields MTSTSIYRGKLAPTTAGVLIAVIACAFDQTAVTAVMPAITDALGGTSAYSLSFVLPLATGVVGMVSAGLLTDRFGARTSMMAGCYTFLVGLVLAMVSPTMAIFVLSRAIQGLGAGAVIVAIYSVIGLAYPARLRPKVFAAFAGAYVLPSLVGPALAGAIAELTSWHGVFGLVIVTLVVAMLLLSRVLRTLPRGGDSAPRSKRQAVVAAVLVALCVAAMNFSSQLSSLLFAVALLLAGLVGTLLAVRPLVPGRNRLMVTRALIDMFFAAEIYLPLLLSQNYHLGPTLTGMGLTVAGVTWFGASWAQSRFGGAFALQSVMLSSFAVMGAGTALMTVSAALETHWGVSVAGWGIAAAGMGFVYPRLSSETLERAGASNTGFHGSALQVMGTVGMTSMISIAGLLQTSGARFFPDYKFTALFLAITAVTVPLVALWSPKSPWGPGRG from the coding sequence ATGACCTCTACCAGTATCTATCGCGGAAAGCTTGCCCCGACCACTGCAGGCGTTTTGATCGCTGTCATTGCGTGTGCTTTTGACCAGACTGCGGTGACTGCGGTGATGCCGGCTATCACGGATGCTTTGGGGGGCACCAGCGCTTATTCTTTGTCGTTTGTGCTTCCTTTGGCCACGGGTGTGGTGGGGATGGTTTCAGCGGGGCTGCTTACGGATCGTTTCGGGGCGCGTACGTCCATGATGGCTGGCTGTTATACCTTCCTCGTGGGGTTGGTGCTTGCGATGGTCTCCCCTACTATGGCGATTTTTGTGCTCTCGCGGGCTATTCAGGGGCTTGGGGCTGGTGCTGTCATTGTGGCGATCTATTCGGTGATCGGTTTGGCGTATCCGGCGCGGCTTCGCCCGAAGGTGTTTGCGGCGTTTGCTGGGGCGTATGTGTTGCCGAGTTTGGTGGGGCCGGCGTTGGCGGGGGCGATTGCGGAGTTGACCAGCTGGCATGGGGTTTTTGGGCTGGTGATTGTCACCTTGGTGGTGGCGATGCTGTTGTTGTCGAGGGTGCTGCGGACCTTACCGCGGGGTGGTGATAGCGCGCCGCGGAGTAAGCGCCAGGCGGTGGTTGCAGCGGTGTTGGTCGCGTTGTGTGTGGCGGCGATGAATTTTTCTTCTCAGCTGTCGTCTTTGTTGTTTGCTGTCGCTTTGCTGCTGGCGGGTTTGGTGGGCACTTTGTTGGCGGTGCGCCCTTTGGTTCCGGGTCGCAATAGGTTGATGGTGACCCGCGCGTTGATTGACATGTTTTTTGCCGCTGAGATTTATCTGCCGTTGTTGTTGTCGCAGAATTATCATTTGGGGCCGACCTTGACGGGCATGGGGTTGACTGTTGCTGGGGTGACGTGGTTTGGCGCGTCGTGGGCGCAGTCGCGGTTTGGCGGTGCTTTTGCGTTGCAGTCGGTGATGTTGTCGAGTTTCGCGGTGATGGGGGCTGGTACGGCGCTGATGACGGTGTCGGCGGCGTTGGAAACCCATTGGGGTGTAAGTGTTGCGGGGTGGGGTATCGCTGCGGCGGGTATGGGTTTTGTGTATCCGCGGTTGTCGAGTGAGACCCTGGAGCGCGCGGGTGCTTCGAATACTGGTTTCCATGGTTCTGCGCTGCAGGTGATGGGCACGGTGGGTATGACGTCGATGATTTCGATCGCCGGGTTGTTGCAGACCTCGGGTGCGCGTTTCTTTCCCGATTACAAGTTCACTGCCCTGTTTTTGGCGATTACTGCGGTCACGGTGCCGCTGGTGGCGTTGTGGTCGCCGAAAAGTCCCTGGGGGCCGGGCCGGGGTTGA
- a CDS encoding HAD hydrolase family protein has protein sequence MTTQAPTDIAGQLLASDLDGTLVFHHHINSADKTALNSWRQRGATLAIATGRSLNLTRDLLHQQHLDVDYLVMCSGAVVTDAHYTPIYTQPLDTDIAQDILNFIRQWPQVAACGTFLDTRDSILFSNVGPGHSTELFDLYAAEGTGRIGENIITGLPLWLPSNEQHPSAEGYGIDDLHAALNQRYGDAIDVHKNLDFLDIAPPGCTKAKGLDRVIETLPTPPTLTRTIGDNYNDIPMHQWADHSASLTHSPEDVKKHTDVVVDSVADYVTPLLGA, from the coding sequence ATGACCACCCAAGCCCCCACCGACATCGCCGGTCAACTGCTAGCCAGCGACCTCGACGGCACCCTCGTGTTCCACCACCACATCAACAGCGCCGACAAAACCGCCCTGAACAGCTGGCGCCAGCGCGGCGCAACACTGGCGATCGCCACCGGCCGCTCCCTCAACCTCACCCGCGACCTGCTCCACCAACAACACCTCGACGTCGACTACCTCGTCATGTGCAGCGGCGCCGTCGTCACCGACGCCCACTACACCCCGATCTACACCCAACCCCTCGACACCGACATCGCCCAAGACATCCTCAACTTCATCCGCCAATGGCCCCAAGTTGCCGCCTGCGGAACCTTCCTCGACACCCGCGACTCCATCCTCTTTTCCAACGTCGGGCCCGGGCATAGCACAGAACTGTTCGACCTTTACGCCGCCGAAGGAACCGGACGCATCGGCGAAAACATCATCACCGGGCTGCCCCTATGGCTGCCCAGCAACGAACAACACCCCAGCGCCGAAGGCTACGGCATCGACGATCTCCACGCGGCACTCAACCAGCGCTACGGCGACGCCATCGACGTCCACAAAAACCTCGACTTCCTCGACATCGCCCCACCCGGCTGCACCAAAGCCAAAGGCCTTGACCGCGTCATCGAAACACTGCCCACCCCACCCACACTGACCCGCACCATCGGCGACAACTACAACGACATCCCCATGCACCAGTGGGCCGACCACAGCGCCAGCCTCACGCACTCACCCGAGGACGTGAAAAAACACACCGACGTCGTCGTCGACAGCGTCGCCGACTACGTCACCCCGCTGCTCGGCGCCTAA
- a CDS encoding cobyric acid synthase, translated as MTAVLLAGTTSDAGKSILAAGLCRALTRRGLSVAPFKAQNMSNNSAVCPSGGEIGRAQALQAAACGLQPRVEFNPILLKPGSDRTSQLVVLGQAQGNVSARSYVEHRTHLRNTAAQALKQLEQDYDLVVVEGAGSPAETNLRDTDVANFGLAEAANLPVYIIGDIDRGGVLAHLYGTYHIVDPTDAARIQGFIINKFRGDESILTPGLDELRQRTGVPTIGVFPFIPGLWIDAEDSLQSIVGAPLGPPTTALGTSRLTVAAIRLPRVSNATDIEALACEPGVTVSWATDPDHVATADLVIIPGSKSTISDLQWLIDTGLAEVITDRAATGRPVLGICGGYQMMCATITDDVEHLSDTPHTPVPALGIFDTDIVFHPTKTLIRHDDGAYEVHHGQVSRTTEKPWIGEEGNRRGALYGTHRHGQLENDAFRRAFLRDIATHCGKGDTFIVSPNTSFNDARMAQLDAIADAWEQHVDIDALLDNIRTYRTRTQTTTGRTPTP; from the coding sequence GTGACCGCAGTGCTTCTCGCCGGAACCACCAGCGACGCCGGAAAATCCATCCTCGCCGCCGGACTATGCCGCGCCCTGACCCGCAGGGGACTATCCGTGGCCCCCTTCAAAGCCCAAAACATGTCCAACAATTCCGCCGTGTGCCCCAGCGGCGGCGAAATCGGGCGCGCCCAAGCCCTCCAAGCGGCCGCCTGCGGACTGCAACCCCGCGTCGAATTCAACCCCATCCTGCTCAAACCCGGATCCGACCGCACCAGCCAACTCGTCGTCCTCGGCCAAGCCCAAGGAAACGTCAGCGCCCGCAGCTACGTCGAACACCGCACCCACCTGCGCAACACGGCCGCCCAGGCCTTAAAACAACTCGAACAAGACTACGACCTCGTCGTCGTCGAAGGCGCCGGATCCCCCGCCGAAACCAACCTGCGCGACACCGATGTCGCCAACTTCGGACTCGCCGAAGCCGCCAACCTCCCCGTCTACATCATCGGCGATATCGACCGTGGGGGAGTACTCGCCCACCTCTACGGCACCTACCACATCGTCGACCCCACAGACGCCGCCAGAATCCAAGGCTTCATCATCAACAAATTCCGCGGGGACGAAAGCATCCTCACCCCCGGACTCGACGAGCTGCGCCAACGCACCGGAGTACCCACCATCGGCGTATTCCCCTTTATCCCGGGGCTGTGGATCGACGCCGAAGACTCCCTCCAATCCATCGTCGGCGCACCCCTGGGCCCACCCACCACCGCCCTCGGCACAAGCCGGCTGACCGTGGCAGCCATCCGACTACCCCGCGTCTCCAACGCCACCGACATCGAAGCGCTCGCCTGCGAACCCGGCGTCACCGTCAGCTGGGCCACCGACCCCGACCACGTCGCCACCGCCGACCTCGTCATCATCCCCGGCTCCAAATCCACCATCAGCGACCTGCAATGGTTGATAGACACCGGACTAGCCGAGGTCATCACCGACCGGGCCGCCACCGGCCGCCCCGTCCTCGGCATCTGCGGCGGCTACCAAATGATGTGCGCCACCATCACCGACGACGTTGAGCACCTCAGCGACACCCCGCACACCCCCGTGCCCGCGCTCGGCATCTTCGACACCGACATCGTCTTCCACCCCACCAAAACCCTCATCCGGCACGACGACGGCGCCTACGAAGTCCACCACGGACAAGTCAGCCGCACCACCGAAAAACCCTGGATCGGTGAGGAAGGAAACCGCCGCGGCGCACTCTACGGCACCCACCGCCACGGACAATTGGAAAACGACGCCTTCCGCCGCGCCTTCCTCCGCGACATCGCCACCCACTGTGGTAAAGGCGACACCTTCATCGTCAGCCCCAACACCAGCTTCAACGACGCCCGCATGGCACAACTCGACGCCATCGCCGACGCCTGGGAACAACACGTCGACATCGACGCCCTTCTTGACAATATCCGCACCTACCGCACCCGCACCCAGACCACCACAGGACGCACCCCCACGCCATGA
- the map gene encoding type I methionyl aminopeptidase → MTTRAPLTPGTPTPIREVPAHIERPEYAWKDTVQEAMGEPYIQTPETIEKMRVASEIAANALQLAGKEVAPGVTTDHLDDIVHTYLCDHGAYPSTLGYRGFSKSCCTSLNEVVCHGIPDSTVIEDGDIVNIDVTAYIHGVHGDTNATFLAGNVSEEHRLLVERTKEATMRGIRAAKPGREINVIGRVIEVYAKRFGYNVVTDFTGHGVGPTFHNGLVVLHYDSDAYTDILEPGMTLTIEPMINLGGLDYDIWDDGWTVVNRDKKFTAQFEHTIVITDDGNEILTLPTID, encoded by the coding sequence ATGACTACACGCGCCCCCCTGACCCCCGGCACCCCCACCCCCATCCGCGAAGTCCCCGCACACATCGAACGGCCCGAATACGCCTGGAAAGACACCGTCCAGGAAGCCATGGGGGAGCCCTACATCCAAACCCCCGAAACCATCGAAAAAATGCGCGTCGCCAGCGAAATCGCCGCCAACGCGCTGCAGCTGGCCGGCAAAGAAGTAGCCCCCGGTGTCACCACCGACCACCTCGACGACATCGTCCACACCTACCTGTGCGACCACGGCGCCTACCCCTCCACCCTCGGCTACCGCGGCTTTAGCAAATCCTGCTGCACCAGCCTCAACGAAGTCGTCTGCCACGGCATCCCCGACAGCACCGTCATCGAAGACGGCGACATCGTCAACATCGACGTCACCGCCTATATCCACGGCGTCCACGGCGACACCAACGCCACCTTCCTCGCCGGCAACGTCAGCGAAGAACACCGCCTGCTGGTCGAACGCACCAAAGAAGCCACCATGCGTGGCATCCGCGCCGCCAAACCCGGCCGCGAAATCAACGTCATCGGCCGCGTCATCGAGGTCTACGCCAAACGCTTTGGCTACAACGTCGTCACCGACTTCACCGGCCACGGCGTCGGCCCCACCTTTCACAACGGCCTCGTCGTCCTGCACTACGACTCCGACGCCTACACCGACATCCTCGAACCGGGCATGACCCTGACCATCGAACCGATGATCAACCTCGGCGGTCTCGACTACGACATCTGGGACGACGGCTGGACCGTCGTCAACCGCGATAAAAAATTCACCGCCCAATTCGAGCACACCATCGTCATCACCGACGACGGCAACGAAATCCTCACCCTGCCCACCATCGACTAG
- a CDS encoding penicillin-binding transpeptidase domain-containing protein — translation MKTVVSVLSVAALAGLGLVACTPKPDLPQPVVQEFLDAVAAKDFQAAAELTDSRSAALADLTASYEGLQADGFSGEVDKATISGDNATAEYSMKWSFPRQRVWDYDNSMMLSRTPKGWVIRWQPSVLYPGLGANQHMELRAITPPKAGVLSADGAEILAPGTYYRILIDPAATNSAAVRAAAARIATAIQQVHAADDRVGLVDAKKLMDQANGASYPISVAMLTEAQYLPIKEQLQDFPGIRVNPEAGMINTDPSFAPEIMSRVENIVHDEVEGAKGWQVIAANNNGAQLEVLTRHDPQPAPAIRVSLDKNVQDAAQKAVDLRREMKAMMVVIKPSTGDIMAVAQTPAADGDGDVAMSGQYPPGSTFKMITATAGVEHQDLSNQSIVPCPGTMDIGHRIVTNYNGFSKGNVPLQSAFAASCNTTFADISSKLEPGQLQATAKQFGVGLDYDIPGINSMTGSVPQGEELVDRTEAGFGQGKDLASPFGMALAAATAAAGHTPTPTLISGHTTTVSEKVDPPSAHAIEELRAMMRAVVTSGTARGMQAQGEIFGKTGEAEISGGSHAWFVGYRGDMAFATLIVLGGGSESAVAITDHFLRTLDENTTPVE, via the coding sequence ATGAAAACCGTGGTCAGTGTGCTCAGCGTCGCCGCCCTCGCGGGCCTAGGCCTGGTGGCGTGCACCCCCAAGCCCGACCTGCCGCAGCCGGTGGTGCAGGAATTTTTGGACGCGGTGGCGGCGAAGGATTTTCAGGCCGCAGCAGAACTGACCGATTCCCGCTCCGCGGCGCTGGCCGACTTGACCGCCTCCTATGAGGGGCTGCAGGCCGATGGTTTCAGCGGGGAAGTCGACAAAGCCACCATCAGCGGTGACAACGCCACCGCCGAATACTCCATGAAGTGGAGCTTTCCGCGGCAGCGCGTGTGGGATTACGACAACTCCATGATGCTGTCCCGCACCCCGAAAGGCTGGGTCATCCGCTGGCAGCCCAGCGTGCTCTACCCGGGGTTGGGTGCGAATCAGCACATGGAGCTGCGCGCCATCACCCCGCCGAAAGCCGGGGTGCTCAGCGCCGACGGGGCAGAAATCCTCGCCCCCGGCACCTACTACCGCATCCTCATCGACCCCGCCGCCACCAACAGTGCTGCGGTGCGCGCCGCCGCTGCCCGCATCGCCACTGCGATTCAGCAGGTGCACGCCGCCGACGACCGGGTCGGCCTGGTCGACGCGAAGAAACTGATGGATCAAGCAAACGGGGCCTCCTATCCGATCTCCGTTGCCATGCTCACCGAAGCGCAATATCTGCCCATCAAAGAGCAGCTGCAGGATTTTCCCGGCATTCGCGTTAACCCGGAGGCCGGCATGATCAACACCGACCCGTCTTTCGCCCCGGAGATCATGAGCCGGGTGGAAAACATCGTCCACGACGAAGTGGAGGGCGCCAAAGGCTGGCAGGTGATCGCCGCCAACAACAATGGGGCCCAGCTCGAAGTGCTCACCCGCCACGACCCCCAACCCGCCCCCGCCATCCGGGTATCCCTAGACAAAAACGTCCAAGACGCCGCCCAAAAAGCCGTCGATTTGCGGCGCGAAATGAAAGCCATGATGGTCGTCATCAAACCCTCCACCGGCGACATCATGGCAGTCGCGCAAACTCCCGCCGCCGACGGCGACGGTGATGTCGCCATGTCCGGCCAATACCCGCCGGGCTCCACCTTCAAAATGATCACCGCCACCGCCGGCGTTGAACACCAAGACCTCAGCAACCAATCCATCGTGCCCTGCCCCGGCACCATGGACATCGGCCACCGCATCGTCACCAACTACAACGGCTTTTCCAAAGGCAACGTGCCCCTCCAATCCGCCTTCGCCGCCTCCTGCAACACCACCTTCGCCGACATCTCCTCCAAACTCGAACCCGGCCAACTCCAAGCCACCGCCAAACAATTCGGCGTCGGCCTGGACTACGACATCCCCGGCATCAACAGCATGACCGGATCCGTGCCCCAAGGCGAGGAACTCGTCGACCGCACCGAGGCCGGCTTCGGCCAAGGCAAAGACCTCGCCAGCCCCTTCGGCATGGCGCTCGCCGCCGCCACCGCCGCCGCCGGGCACACCCCCACACCGACCCTCATCAGCGGGCACACCACCACCGTCAGCGAAAAAGTCGACCCGCCCAGCGCACACGCCATCGAAGAACTCCGCGCCATGATGCGGGCAGTCGTCACCAGCGGCACCGCCCGCGGCATGCAAGCCCAAGGCGAAATCTTCGGCAAAACCGGCGAAGCCGAAATCTCCGGTGGCTCCCACGCCTGGTTCGTCGGCTACCGCGGCGACATGGCCTTCGCCACCCTCATCGTGCTCGGCGGGGGCTCCGAATCCGCCGTCGCCATCACCGACCACTTCCTGCGCACCCTCGACGAAAACACCACCCCGGTCGAATAA
- the ispG gene encoding flavodoxin-dependent (E)-4-hydroxy-3-methylbut-2-enyl-diphosphate synthase encodes MPEAPLPTLAPRRKTRQLMVGKVGVGSDHPISVQSMTTTKTHDINATLQQIAQLTASGCDIIRVACPKTVDAEALPIIAKKSPIPVIADIHFQPKYIFAAIDAGCAAVRVNPGNIKEFDGRVKEVAKAAGDAGIPIRIGVNAGSLDKRLMEKYGKATPEALVESALWEAGLFEEYGFGDIAISVKHNDPVIMVEAYRQLAAQCDYPLHLGVTEAGPAFQGTIKSSVAFGALLSEGIGDTIRVSLSADPVEEIKVGDQILQSLNLRPRKLEIVSCPSCGRAQVDVYTLAEEVTAGLEGMDVPLRVAVMGCVVNGPGEARDADLGVASGNGKGQIFVKGEVIKTVPESQIVETLIEEAMKIAETMDEGTTGAPTVSITK; translated from the coding sequence ATGCCCGAAGCTCCGCTGCCCACCCTGGCTCCAAGGCGGAAAACTCGCCAGCTGATGGTGGGCAAGGTTGGCGTTGGTTCGGATCATCCGATCTCGGTTCAGTCGATGACGACGACGAAGACCCACGACATCAATGCCACGCTGCAGCAGATCGCCCAGCTGACTGCTTCTGGTTGCGACATCATTCGTGTGGCGTGCCCGAAGACGGTGGATGCGGAGGCGCTTCCGATCATCGCGAAGAAGTCGCCGATTCCGGTGATTGCGGATATTCACTTCCAGCCGAAGTACATTTTTGCCGCCATTGATGCTGGCTGTGCTGCGGTGCGTGTGAATCCGGGCAATATTAAGGAGTTTGATGGTCGCGTCAAGGAGGTAGCCAAGGCTGCCGGTGATGCGGGTATCCCGATCCGTATTGGTGTCAACGCGGGTTCTTTGGACAAGCGTTTGATGGAGAAGTACGGCAAGGCCACCCCGGAGGCTCTGGTGGAGTCCGCGTTGTGGGAGGCCGGCCTGTTTGAGGAGTACGGCTTCGGTGATATTGCCATTTCGGTCAAGCACAATGATCCGGTGATCATGGTGGAGGCCTACCGCCAGTTGGCCGCCCAGTGCGATTATCCTCTGCACCTCGGTGTGACGGAGGCGGGCCCGGCGTTCCAGGGCACGATTAAGTCGTCGGTGGCGTTTGGCGCGCTGCTTTCGGAGGGCATTGGCGACACGATTCGCGTGTCGCTGTCCGCTGATCCGGTTGAGGAAATCAAGGTTGGCGACCAGATTCTGCAGTCGTTGAATTTGCGTCCCCGCAAGCTGGAGATTGTGTCCTGCCCGTCGTGTGGTCGCGCCCAGGTGGACGTGTACACCCTGGCTGAGGAAGTGACCGCCGGCCTGGAGGGCATGGATGTGCCGCTGCGCGTGGCGGTGATGGGCTGTGTGGTCAACGGCCCGGGTGAGGCGCGCGATGCTGACCTGGGTGTGGCTTCCGGTAACGGTAAGGGCCAGATCTTCGTTAAGGGTGAGGTCATTAAGACGGTGCCGGAGTCCCAGATCGTTGAGACCCTGATTGAGGAAGCGATGAAGATCGCTGAGACCATGGATGAGGGCACGACCGGCGCTCCGACGGTGTCTATCACCAAGTAG
- a CDS encoding M50 family metallopeptidase codes for MSFFVGVVVFALGIAATIALHEFGHMRSALACGMVVRRFYVGFGPTVFKVRRGGIEYGLKAIPLGGFCDIAGMTIHDELGEVPADKAMVNKPAWQRVFVLLGGILMNLLLAFVLIYAVAVSVGLPNRDADFSAVVESTGCVAPAQNEDGSLAPCAGEGPAAAAGMRAGDKVVAVDGQPVESFMQLREKLMEKPGQTVQLEVQRGAETLSLSVPLESVTRRSTSGEVITVGAAGIVGARPSNTMVEYNPLSAVGGAARFYGMMFEGTVKGLVAFPGKIPGVMASVVGAPRDEESPMSVVGASRIGGELAQQSQWPTFVMLLASLNFFLALFNLLPFPPLDGGHIAVVVYEKLRDAWRRMRGLAPAGPADYLKLMPLTYAVTAALLLVGVVTIAADIVNPIRLF; via the coding sequence GTGAGCTTTTTTGTCGGCGTTGTCGTTTTTGCCTTGGGTATTGCTGCGACCATTGCTTTGCATGAGTTTGGGCATATGCGTTCGGCTTTGGCGTGCGGGATGGTGGTGCGCCGTTTTTATGTCGGTTTCGGCCCCACTGTGTTTAAGGTGCGCCGGGGTGGCATCGAATATGGGTTGAAGGCCATCCCCTTGGGTGGTTTTTGTGACATTGCCGGGATGACCATTCATGACGAGTTGGGCGAGGTGCCGGCTGATAAGGCGATGGTGAATAAGCCTGCTTGGCAGCGAGTTTTTGTGTTGCTTGGTGGCATTTTGATGAATTTGCTGCTGGCGTTTGTGTTGATTTATGCGGTGGCGGTGTCGGTGGGTTTGCCGAATCGTGATGCGGATTTTTCGGCTGTGGTGGAGTCGACGGGGTGTGTTGCGCCGGCCCAAAATGAGGATGGTTCTTTGGCGCCGTGTGCGGGTGAGGGGCCGGCCGCTGCGGCTGGTATGCGCGCTGGTGACAAGGTGGTCGCTGTTGATGGGCAGCCGGTGGAGTCGTTTATGCAGTTGCGTGAGAAGTTGATGGAAAAGCCGGGCCAGACGGTGCAGTTGGAGGTGCAGCGTGGGGCGGAGACGTTGTCGTTGTCGGTGCCGTTGGAGTCGGTGACGCGGCGCAGTACCAGTGGTGAGGTGATCACGGTCGGGGCGGCTGGCATTGTGGGGGCGCGTCCTTCAAACACGATGGTGGAGTACAACCCGTTGAGTGCGGTCGGTGGTGCGGCTCGTTTTTACGGGATGATGTTTGAGGGCACGGTGAAGGGCTTGGTGGCGTTTCCGGGCAAGATTCCTGGGGTGATGGCCTCTGTGGTGGGGGCGCCGCGTGATGAGGAGAGCCCGATGTCGGTGGTGGGGGCGAGCCGGATTGGTGGGGAGTTGGCGCAGCAGTCGCAGTGGCCGACGTTTGTGATGTTGTTGGCGTCGTTGAATTTCTTTTTGGCGTTGTTTAATTTGTTGCCGTTCCCGCCGCTAGATGGTGGGCATATTGCGGTAGTGGTGTATGAGAAGCTGCGGGATGCGTGGCGTCGGATGCGGGGTTTGGCGCCGGCGGGCCCTGCGGATTATTTGAAGCTGATGCCGTTGACCTATGCGGTGACTGCCGCGTTGCTGCTGGTTGGTGTGGTCACGATTGCGGCAGATATCGTCAATCCGATTCGTTTGTTCTAG
- the dxr gene encoding 1-deoxy-D-xylulose-5-phosphate reductoisomerase gives MNNLASSALSADTQASPRRRVLLLGSTGSIGTQAIEVVLANPTDFEIVGIAAAGRNPDAIIAQAHSLGLPAERVAVALPEAAATVGQALGGVVRSGEDSARQLVEDVDADVVLNALVGSLGLGATIATIAKGTILALANKESLVAGGALVMDMARPGQIVPVDSEHSAMAQCLRSGSNDEVSRLVLTASGGPFRGWTRERMWDVTPEQAAAHPTWSMGQMNTLNSATLVNKGLEFIEASLLFGIPADRIDVVVHPQSIIHSMVTFHDGATIAQASPPSMKLPISHALNYPHRVAKAQEALDFSAAFSWDFEPVDHVAFPAVELAAEVVGRGGTFPAVYNAANEEAAERFLAGRLHFPQIVDCVAQVVSRADSFAGMPSGVEDVLATERAARRAAHEVLASMGS, from the coding sequence ATGAACAACTTGGCTTCTTCTGCTTTATCCGCCGACACCCAAGCCAGCCCCAGGCGTCGGGTTTTGTTGCTCGGCAGCACGGGTTCCATCGGCACCCAGGCTATTGAGGTGGTGCTTGCCAATCCGACAGATTTTGAGATTGTTGGCATTGCTGCGGCGGGGCGTAATCCGGATGCGATCATTGCGCAGGCTCACAGTTTGGGTCTGCCGGCGGAGCGGGTGGCGGTGGCGCTCCCGGAGGCTGCTGCCACGGTGGGGCAGGCACTCGGCGGGGTGGTGCGTAGTGGTGAGGATTCGGCGCGGCAGCTCGTTGAGGACGTTGACGCTGATGTGGTGCTCAATGCGCTGGTGGGCTCTTTGGGGCTAGGCGCGACGATCGCCACGATTGCTAAGGGCACGATTCTGGCGTTGGCGAATAAGGAGTCTTTGGTTGCCGGCGGCGCGTTGGTGATGGATATGGCGCGGCCGGGTCAGATTGTTCCGGTTGATTCTGAGCATTCGGCGATGGCGCAGTGTTTGCGCTCGGGGAGTAATGATGAGGTCTCCCGGCTGGTGTTGACGGCTAGTGGTGGCCCGTTTCGGGGGTGGACGCGTGAGCGGATGTGGGATGTGACCCCTGAGCAGGCGGCGGCGCACCCGACCTGGTCGATGGGGCAGATGAATACGTTGAATTCGGCCACTTTGGTTAATAAGGGGCTGGAGTTTATTGAGGCCAGCTTGTTGTTTGGGATTCCGGCGGATCGTATTGATGTGGTGGTTCACCCCCAGTCGATTATTCACTCGATGGTGACTTTCCATGATGGTGCGACGATTGCGCAGGCGTCCCCGCCGAGCATGAAGTTGCCGATTTCGCACGCGCTGAATTATCCGCATCGGGTGGCCAAGGCGCAGGAGGCGTTGGATTTTTCGGCCGCGTTTTCGTGGGATTTTGAGCCTGTTGATCATGTGGCGTTTCCGGCGGTGGAGTTGGCTGCTGAGGTCGTTGGTCGGGGCGGGACATTCCCGGCGGTGTATAACGCCGCTAACGAGGAGGCTGCTGAGCGTTTCCTTGCTGGGCGGCTGCATTTTCCGCAGATTGTGGATTGTGTGGCCCAGGTGGTGTCGCGGGCGGATAGTTTCGCGGGCATGCCCAGTGGTGTGGAGGACGTGTTGGCGACGGAGCGGGCTGCGCGTCGGGCGGCGCATGAGGTGTTGGCGTCGATGGGCTCCTAG
- a CDS encoding DUF2631 domain-containing protein, translated as MVAGSHAPVPEIHNGVSTLDEPSAAWGWHGLSRSAVQKAGWVSVLFLLAYNFGNHHGHVETIWLFALAALVAIGLLLQLFQPKLSQVRTVTSHNKPSGHQEPDWAYLQKSLQGPYAELNDAQLRSLNIDPATVEGRKAIH; from the coding sequence ATCGTGGCAGGTTCCCACGCCCCCGTCCCCGAGATTCACAACGGCGTCAGCACCCTCGACGAGCCGTCGGCAGCATGGGGCTGGCACGGCCTTTCTCGTAGCGCGGTCCAGAAGGCAGGCTGGGTTTCCGTCCTGTTCCTGCTGGCCTACAACTTCGGCAACCACCACGGTCACGTCGAAACCATCTGGCTGTTCGCCCTCGCCGCTCTCGTGGCCATCGGCCTGCTGCTCCAGCTGTTCCAGCCGAAGCTGAGCCAGGTTCGCACCGTCACCAGCCACAACAAGCCCTCCGGCCACCAGGAACCCGACTGGGCATACCTGCAGAAGTCTCTCCAGGGCCCCTACGCTGAGCTCAACGACGCCCAGCTGCGCTCCCTGAACATCGACCCCGCCACCGTCGAAGGTCGCAAAGCCATCCACTAA